From the genome of Lutzomyia longipalpis isolate SR_M1_2022 chromosome 2, ASM2433408v1, one region includes:
- the LOC129788492 gene encoding neurofilament medium polypeptide, producing the protein MQRKVFLLLALCALAYARPTENDVSAVKEAPVVAAKDVPAAQVDDSKSVSDETVEVAKALPVAEKPASPAAEAAPASADVSKSSEERKVPVSEESKENSKSEEDLPKPEEPKALPAAGESAKPALAPEEKKIESDLKKNDAEAAAPEPAKAEPLADDAVRQVRDTVEPKEAAKEPEKKPEEEKKVAVEEKKLPEEKKEADKPVAAAAAEAEAPKNFQGDEAKRNLDEKKPALPEKPAAPAAPAQESSSAPAAPAPPAPPAVPAVPQPPPTSDSQESAENPNSQESQESNESE; encoded by the coding sequence atgcagCGAAAAGTCTTTCTTCTCCTGGCCCTGTGTGCCCTCGCATATGCCCGACCCACGGAAAATGATGTTTCTGCCGTCAAGGAAGCTCCCGTCGTTGCTGCCAAGGATGTTCCAGCAGCACAAGTGGATGACTCCAAGTCCGTTTCAGATGAGACAGTTGAAGTAGCCAAGGCACTGCCAGTGGCGGAGAAGCCAGCATCACCAGCAGCTGAAGCAGCTCCTGCGAGTGCTGATGTGTCCAAAAGCTCCGAGGAACGAAAAGTTCCCGTGAGCGAAGAATCCAAGGAGAATTCCAAATCTGAGGAGGATCTACCCAAACCAGAGGAACCCAAAGCACTCCCAGCTGCTGGTGAATCCGCCAAACCTGCCCTAGCAccggaagagaaaaaaatcgagaGTGATCTGAAGAAGAATGATGCTGAAGCTGCTGCACCAGAACCCGCAAAGGCTGAACCCCTTGCTGATGATGCTGTGCGACAGGTGAGGGATACCGTTGAGCCAAAGGAGGCCGCCAAGGAGCCCGAGAAGAAGCcagaggaagaaaagaaggtCGCCGTGGAGGAGAAGAAACTCCCAGAGGAAAAGAAAGAGGCTGATAAGCCAgtagctgctgctgctgctgaagCTGAGGCTCCCAAGAATTTCCAAGGTGATGAGGCTAAGCGAAATCTCGATGAGAAGAAACCCGCCCTGCCTGAGAAACCCGCCGCCCCTGCTGCACCTGCCCAGGAATCTTCTTCTGCCCCAGCTGCTCCAGCCCCACCAGCACCACCAGCAGTACCCGCTGTCCCACAACCCCCACCAACTTCAGATAGCCAAGAATCCGCTGAGAACCCCAACTCCCAGGAGAGTCAGGAATCCAATGAGTCTGAGTAG